In Candidatus Nitronauta litoralis, one DNA window encodes the following:
- the rlmB gene encoding 23S rRNA (guanosine(2251)-2'-O)-methyltransferase RlmB — protein MTASPKTEMIMGLHPVRKALESGNRACEKLVVASGSPKNRLHPILDLARKKGVPVETLSPSVFQKRYKDKNNQNLVGYFAVRRSQNLEELLEATSHYKNPIVVILDEIQDPQNLGAVLRSAEVLGLQGAIIPNRRAAPLNATAAKCASGALEILPVATVTNLVRAAEELKENGYWVVGLDPEGPTDCGSFEFNFPLALVLGGEAKGIRPLLKKTCDATIKIPMQGQVESLNASAAAAIVFYEACGKRK, from the coding sequence ATGACCGCTTCACCCAAAACTGAAATGATCATGGGACTTCACCCTGTCCGCAAAGCATTGGAATCGGGTAATCGCGCCTGCGAAAAACTGGTAGTCGCTTCCGGAAGCCCGAAAAACAGGCTGCATCCGATTCTGGATCTGGCTCGCAAAAAGGGCGTTCCGGTGGAAACCCTCTCGCCTTCAGTATTCCAGAAACGATATAAGGATAAAAATAATCAAAACCTGGTCGGATACTTCGCGGTTCGACGATCCCAGAATCTGGAAGAACTGCTTGAAGCTACTTCACATTATAAAAACCCCATCGTGGTTATCCTGGATGAGATCCAGGACCCACAAAACCTCGGTGCCGTGCTTCGCTCAGCCGAAGTGCTGGGTTTGCAGGGCGCGATTATCCCCAACCGCCGGGCAGCACCCCTCAATGCCACTGCCGCCAAATGCGCCTCCGGCGCATTGGAAATCCTGCCGGTGGCCACCGTCACCAATCTGGTCCGAGCAGCGGAAGAACTGAAAGAAAACGGGTACTGGGTGGTCGGTCTAGATCCGGAGGGCCCAACCGATTGTGGATCGTTTGAATTTAATTTTCCCCTGGCTCTGGTACTGGGTGGAGAGGCGAAGGGGATTCGTCCTCTGCTCAAAAAAACCTGCGACGCAACGATCAAGATTCCCATGCAAGGACAGGTGGAATCCTTAAACGCCTCCGCAGCTGCAGCCATTGTTTTTTACGAAGCCTGCGGCAAACGGAAATAA
- the rpsU gene encoding 30S ribosomal protein S21: MEVTVHQNQVDKALKALKRQMTKEGLLKELKRRRFYEKPSVKKKRKQKEAKKKRKSAMRRGGGGM, encoded by the coding sequence CTGGAAGTCACAGTACACCAGAATCAGGTTGATAAAGCGCTGAAGGCGCTCAAGCGCCAGATGACGAAAGAAGGATTACTCAAGGAATTAAAACGTCGGCGCTTTTACGAAAAACCTTCTGTTAAGAAAAAACGGAAGCAGAAGGAAGCCAAGAAAAAACGCAAGTCCGCCATGCGGCGCGGGGGCGGCGGTATGTAA
- a CDS encoding PDZ domain-containing protein, with translation MIRPLMFTYLLYYLMFLPLQALGEDYAVPNGGSPYRSLSDLKDNQILHLPTGVLVSKKQMLDTIAAARVIYIGETHDNIEAHRVQLEILKAVSDRFPGKVAVGMEMFRRSAQPVLDQWHRGQVPDKEFNNLFRQNWGGGYRLYLPITDFMKSSQIPIIGLKSSTDTEQMLREEGLNTPGLPTLDLTDPYHNAYSMSLFGANKDHAPEVLKPYQMLVLWEESMAQSVAEFLSNPEYADFKLVVLAGGFHVQYGYGIPKRAFRRVPHAYTIVLPHITQTPEELKDREMKVDPVSIPLYSADFVWAVSYVVEQDNGIKLGVMLQEKEDDGLWVTSVMESSNGKRLGIQKDDKIVSMDGSPITNIDDLRELLKTKSNGDAVTVRVRRGDEPHTLSGNLKGK, from the coding sequence ATGATCCGTCCATTAATGTTCACTTACCTGTTGTATTACTTGATGTTCCTCCCTTTGCAGGCGCTGGGAGAGGATTACGCAGTCCCCAACGGCGGTTCCCCTTACCGCAGCTTATCTGACTTAAAGGACAACCAGATCCTGCACCTTCCCACTGGTGTGCTGGTTTCCAAAAAACAGATGCTGGATACGATTGCGGCCGCCCGGGTCATCTATATCGGTGAAACGCACGACAATATCGAAGCACACCGTGTGCAGCTTGAAATCCTGAAAGCCGTTTCAGACCGGTTCCCAGGCAAGGTGGCGGTCGGGATGGAAATGTTTCGGCGGTCCGCTCAACCTGTTCTCGACCAATGGCACCGAGGGCAAGTCCCGGACAAAGAATTTAACAATTTGTTTAGGCAAAATTGGGGAGGTGGGTACCGGCTGTATCTGCCGATTACTGATTTTATGAAAAGCAGTCAAATTCCCATAATCGGATTGAAATCCTCCACAGATACTGAACAAATGCTCAGGGAAGAGGGACTGAACACGCCTGGACTACCCACACTCGATTTGACTGATCCGTATCACAATGCTTACTCGATGTCCCTGTTCGGTGCAAACAAGGATCATGCGCCCGAGGTTCTGAAACCTTACCAGATGCTGGTGCTGTGGGAAGAATCGATGGCCCAGTCGGTAGCGGAGTTTTTATCAAATCCGGAATATGCGGACTTTAAACTGGTCGTGCTGGCGGGTGGTTTTCATGTCCAGTATGGCTATGGAATACCCAAGCGCGCGTTTCGAAGAGTGCCCCATGCCTATACAATCGTTTTGCCACACATCACCCAAACACCTGAAGAATTGAAAGATCGTGAAATGAAAGTCGACCCGGTTTCAATTCCCCTCTACAGTGCCGATTTTGTATGGGCGGTTTCTTATGTTGTGGAACAGGACAATGGAATCAAACTGGGTGTGATGCTGCAGGAGAAAGAAGACGACGGACTGTGGGTCACCTCTGTCATGGAAAGCTCAAACGGGAAGCGCCTGGGAATACAAAAAGACGATAAGATCGTCAGCATGGATGGCAGCCCGATCACCAACATTGACGACTTGCGTGAATTACTTAAGACAAAATCTAATGGCGATGCAGTGACTGTTAGAGTTCGAAGAGGAGACGAGCCTCATACCCTCAGTGGCAACCTTAAAGGGAAATAA
- a CDS encoding DUF1801 domain-containing protein, producing MKAIKNSIVYQKFKSYPEPFQSKLLFLRQLVFDTVQEAEGIENLEETLKWGEPSYISNSGSTLRMDYKKSKPNQYALYFHCQTKLVDTFKELYCDKFNFEGNRAIIFNEDDEIPIKEIKHCIAMTLTYHRIKHLPLLGAGKKSPSK from the coding sequence ATGAAAGCGATAAAAAACTCTATCGTTTACCAAAAATTTAAATCCTATCCTGAGCCCTTTCAATCGAAACTTCTGTTCCTCCGGCAATTGGTGTTCGACACTGTGCAAGAAGCCGAAGGAATAGAAAACCTGGAAGAAACCTTAAAATGGGGCGAACCCAGTTATATTTCGAACAGTGGCAGCACACTCCGAATGGATTACAAGAAATCAAAACCAAATCAATATGCTTTATATTTCCATTGCCAGACAAAACTGGTAGATACCTTTAAAGAACTTTATTGTGACAAGTTTAATTTTGAAGGAAACCGGGCAATTATTTTTAACGAAGATGACGAGATTCCTATCAAGGAAATAAAACATTGCATCGCCATGACCCTGACCTATCACCGCATTAAACACCTTCCTTTGCTGGGCGCAGGAAAAAAATCACCTTCCAAATAA
- the msrB gene encoding peptide-methionine (R)-S-oxide reductase MsrB, whose amino-acid sequence MKNSNLISIIFAGVAVLALTNLSAFSMGEEPVQQVKKVSSSNLQKATFAGGCFWCMETPFEEINGVGQVISGFTGGEKKNPTYKEVARGQTRHLEAVQITYDPEKVTYKDLLEIFWRNIDPTDDGGQFVDRGHQYTTAIFYHDDHQKMLAGASKDRIIKSGRFDGKIVTPIVKVNEFYPAEEYHQDFFRKSPVRYHSYRYGSGRDQFIDKHWGEDREYRIQKASFKSQSSATAARAGLSRKNQSLSKTNVEGVPIKVSTMKDSYTKPSDDELKKRLTDLQYKVTQKEGTESPFKNEYWDNHEAGIYVDIVSGEPLFSSINKFESGTGWPSFDRPLVAENIIEKKDSTFFMVRTEVRSKHADSHLGHLFDDGPKNTTGLRYCINSASLRFIPVDKMEQEGYGEYLSLFPNAKKST is encoded by the coding sequence ATGAAAAACTCCAACCTGATATCCATAATTTTTGCGGGTGTAGCGGTTCTGGCGCTAACCAATTTAAGCGCGTTCTCAATGGGAGAAGAACCCGTTCAGCAGGTTAAAAAGGTTTCTAGTTCAAATTTACAAAAAGCGACTTTTGCCGGTGGTTGTTTCTGGTGCATGGAGACACCCTTCGAGGAGATCAATGGAGTGGGTCAGGTCATCTCAGGTTTTACGGGTGGAGAAAAGAAGAACCCTACATATAAAGAAGTGGCGCGAGGTCAAACCCGGCATCTGGAAGCGGTGCAGATCACCTATGATCCGGAAAAAGTCACTTACAAGGACCTGCTTGAAATTTTCTGGCGGAATATTGATCCTACCGATGATGGTGGTCAGTTTGTCGACCGGGGTCACCAGTACACAACAGCAATTTTTTATCATGACGATCATCAGAAAATGCTGGCCGGGGCTTCAAAAGACCGTATCATTAAAAGCGGTCGTTTTGATGGTAAAATAGTCACCCCCATTGTTAAAGTGAACGAGTTTTACCCGGCGGAAGAATATCATCAGGATTTTTTTAGGAAGAGCCCGGTTCGATATCATTCTTACCGGTATGGTTCCGGGCGCGACCAGTTCATCGACAAGCACTGGGGAGAAGACCGCGAATATAGAATCCAAAAGGCTTCATTTAAATCTCAATCTTCAGCAACGGCTGCCCGTGCAGGTCTGTCTCGGAAGAACCAGTCCTTATCCAAAACCAATGTTGAAGGTGTACCAATAAAGGTATCTACCATGAAAGATTCCTATACAAAACCGTCTGACGATGAATTGAAAAAGCGGCTGACGGATTTGCAATACAAGGTAACGCAGAAAGAAGGCACCGAGTCTCCCTTCAAAAATGAATACTGGGACAACCACGAGGCTGGCATCTACGTTGACATCGTGTCCGGTGAGCCGCTGTTCAGTTCTATCAACAAGTTTGAGTCCGGTACCGGCTGGCCTTCCTTCGACCGCCCGCTGGTGGCTGAAAATATCATTGAGAAAAAGGACTCCACCTTTTTCATGGTACGAACGGAAGTCCGTTCGAAGCACGCCGACTCACATCTCGGTCATCTGTTTGACGACGGACCCAAAAATACCACTGGCCTGCGCTATTGCATCAATTCCGCCAGTTTGAGGTTCATCCCAGTGGACAAAATGGAACAGGAAGGTTATGGCGAATATCTCTCGCTGTTTCCCAATGCAAAGAAATCGACCTGA
- a CDS encoding LysR family transcriptional regulator — MTLTQLQYVVAVDQKRNFGLAAQACFVSQPTLSMQIQKLEDDLGVSLFDRSKKPVEPTDIGRKVVAQAKVVLQEALRIEELIKSERGEIRGDFFLGIIPTLAPYLLPLFLEKFIKKYPLVNLIIEELQTQQIINRLNDDQLDAGLLVTPLNVPGIIEKPLFRDPFLVYLSPKHPLLSKSKVTHQDLSLEDVWLLNEGHCFREQAIEICGRVKSKNSGKKNLTFESGNLETLKRLVDQKFGYTLLPSLAILGMSATEKKKKVRYFKAPIPTREVSLVYSRSFLKKSIIDALHNAISCSIPTELTKAKAHEQVIGVSSIKG; from the coding sequence ATTACACTGACCCAGCTCCAGTATGTTGTCGCAGTCGACCAGAAGCGGAATTTTGGTTTGGCTGCCCAGGCCTGTTTTGTTTCTCAACCCACTTTGAGTATGCAGATCCAGAAACTGGAGGATGACCTTGGCGTTTCCTTGTTCGACCGGTCAAAAAAACCGGTAGAGCCGACCGATATAGGAAGAAAGGTGGTTGCGCAGGCCAAGGTTGTGCTTCAGGAGGCTTTGAGGATTGAGGAATTGATCAAATCAGAAAGAGGCGAGATCCGAGGGGATTTTTTTCTTGGAATCATCCCGACTCTGGCGCCCTATTTATTGCCACTGTTTCTCGAAAAATTCATAAAAAAATATCCGTTGGTTAACCTGATTATAGAGGAACTCCAGACTCAGCAGATCATAAACCGATTAAATGATGATCAGTTGGATGCGGGACTCCTGGTAACCCCATTGAATGTTCCAGGAATAATCGAGAAGCCATTGTTTCGCGATCCATTTCTGGTTTATTTGTCACCCAAACACCCTTTACTCTCAAAAAGTAAAGTGACACATCAGGACTTGAGCCTGGAAGATGTCTGGCTGTTGAATGAAGGGCATTGTTTCCGGGAGCAGGCGATCGAAATCTGTGGAAGAGTGAAAAGCAAAAATTCAGGTAAAAAAAACCTGACCTTTGAAAGTGGAAACCTTGAAACCCTGAAACGGCTGGTCGACCAGAAATTTGGATACACCCTGCTTCCGTCATTAGCCATATTGGGAATGAGTGCTACTGAGAAAAAGAAAAAAGTACGATATTTTAAAGCTCCAATTCCGACACGTGAAGTCAGCCTGGTCTACAGTCGTTCTTTTCTTAAGAAAAGCATCATCGATGCCCTGCACAACGCAATTTCCTGCTCTATACCAACTGAGTTGACCAAAGCAAAAGCCCACGAACAGGTGATAGGAGTTTCTTCCATTAAGGGTTAA
- a CDS encoding cytochrome-c peroxidase, with protein MKTNRQKPENQNSKRLILLGLTLLGIAFFLAGAAPKAQKVTEEEFELEFPLGLDEDTFQVPESNPLTREKIDLGHLLFFDKRLSKNGSIACASCHIPSLAFTDGQPVSTGIHRQQGGRSAPTSINRGFGNSHFWDGRAGTLEEQSVGPLFNPVEHGFQSNEELVAKLNQIPGYKKLFQKVFGENISVQNIGKAIASFQRTLLSGNSPFDRFDWDGDEKAISESAKRGRKLFFGKARCNLCHFGTNFSDEKFHNIGIGWDGETLDVGRFHVTKKKEDIGAFKTPTLREVSRTAPYMHDGRFSTLMQVVNHYNRGGVKNPFQDNQIIPLKLTEEEKKDLVEMLRTLNGEGWQHATAPNSFPE; from the coding sequence ATGAAAACAAACAGGCAAAAACCGGAGAATCAAAACAGCAAACGGCTCATCTTATTGGGCCTGACCCTTTTAGGAATTGCATTTTTTTTAGCTGGTGCCGCTCCCAAAGCACAAAAGGTAACTGAGGAAGAATTTGAACTGGAATTTCCTCTGGGTTTAGATGAAGACACTTTCCAGGTTCCTGAATCAAATCCTCTAACCAGGGAAAAAATTGACCTGGGACACCTGCTCTTTTTTGACAAACGGCTATCGAAAAATGGAAGCATCGCTTGTGCTTCCTGCCATATCCCGTCGCTCGCATTCACCGATGGGCAACCGGTTTCGACCGGTATCCATCGCCAGCAGGGAGGCAGAAGTGCTCCAACTTCAATCAATCGCGGATTTGGAAACTCCCATTTCTGGGATGGCCGCGCCGGAACTCTGGAAGAGCAATCTGTCGGACCTTTGTTCAACCCTGTAGAACACGGGTTCCAGAGCAACGAGGAACTGGTAGCCAAGTTAAACCAGATTCCGGGATACAAAAAACTGTTCCAAAAGGTGTTTGGAGAGAACATTTCAGTTCAGAACATTGGAAAAGCTATTGCCTCTTTTCAAAGGACACTTCTTTCCGGCAACAGCCCGTTTGACCGCTTCGACTGGGATGGTGATGAAAAAGCCATTTCCGAATCAGCCAAAAGAGGGCGAAAACTTTTCTTTGGCAAAGCGCGATGCAACCTGTGTCATTTCGGAACCAATTTTTCTGATGAAAAATTCCACAACATTGGAATTGGTTGGGATGGAGAAACCCTGGACGTTGGACGGTTCCATGTCACTAAAAAGAAAGAGGACATTGGGGCATTCAAAACACCCACTCTCAGGGAAGTGTCACGGACCGCACCCTACATGCATGACGGAAGGTTTTCGACCTTAATGCAAGTCGTCAACCACTACAACCGGGGTGGAGTCAAAAACCCATTCCAGGATAACCAGATCATTCCCCTGAAACTGACGGAAGAGGAAAAGAAGGATCTGGTAGAAATGCTTCGCACGTTGAATGGAGAAGGCTGGCAACACGCCACCGCCCCGAACTCCTTCCCTGAGTAA
- a CDS encoding methyltransferase domain-containing protein, translated as MNELTKPKHQPFTEKLVEDHYKNLSNSYDDYLLYSPQFVRLMTKKMIQMLDLKNNDVFVDLGGGTGMYTKDILEQVDLKTPAILVDPFAEMLGQADSHPQIECKQHDGLAFSELKGDYDKVLMKEAVHHVQDKSRLFGNLFERLLPGGKLLLVHVPPELDYPIFEKALERARNWHADPEDLRRSLFETGFQVEHEFIKYPHSISKEKYISMVRTGYMTVLSSFKDEEIEEGIREMETNLAGKSTLEFEDHFDFILACKPA; from the coding sequence ATGAATGAATTGACGAAACCCAAGCATCAGCCCTTCACTGAAAAACTGGTGGAGGATCATTATAAAAATCTTTCCAATAGTTATGACGACTATTTACTTTACTCCCCCCAGTTTGTCCGCCTGATGACAAAAAAAATGATCCAGATGCTGGATTTAAAAAACAATGATGTTTTTGTCGATCTGGGTGGAGGGACCGGGATGTACACAAAGGATATTCTGGAACAGGTTGACCTGAAAACGCCTGCAATCCTTGTCGATCCATTTGCAGAAATGTTGGGGCAGGCTGACTCGCATCCTCAGATTGAATGTAAACAGCACGATGGCCTGGCTTTCTCAGAGTTGAAAGGAGACTACGACAAGGTTTTGATGAAAGAAGCCGTTCATCACGTTCAGGACAAGAGCCGGTTGTTCGGGAATTTGTTTGAAAGGCTGTTACCCGGAGGGAAATTGTTGCTGGTGCATGTGCCCCCGGAACTGGACTACCCTATATTTGAAAAGGCTCTGGAAAGAGCCCGCAACTGGCATGCCGACCCGGAAGATCTGCGTCGGTCCCTTTTCGAAACGGGGTTTCAGGTGGAGCACGAGTTTATTAAGTACCCTCATTCTATTTCAAAAGAAAAATATATCAGTATGGTACGGACTGGCTATATGACCGTATTATCATCATTCAAGGATGAAGAAATCGAGGAGGGTATCAGAGAGATGGAAACTAATTTGGCAGGGAAAAGCACTCTGGAGTTTGAAGATCATTTTGACTTTATCCTTGCTTGCAAACCTGCTTAG
- a CDS encoding MFS transporter, which produces MITQLYTLWALFFGIALITIGNGLQGTILGVRGTMEGFSVGTLGFIMSSYYLGFLLGSFYVQKLILKVGHIRVFAAFASVASISILGHSLIFDPLSWGLFRLISGFSFAGIFVVAESWLNDQSQNEDRGKILSIYMAINHGGFLIGQLFLNLAHPGGFTHFILISILLSFALIPILVTASPFPSFNSYQPMSVSELYHNSPTALVGGICVGVAHGCVWGLGPVYAFKSGFDVYGVSIFMGVFLLGGFIFQWPIGMLSDKFDRRSVLFRVVWSAAIFALACSFFSETNSDLLLFLMFVFGGLSLPLYSLCIAHANDKLDRSQMVSGSSTMVLMYGCGALFGPLLGSLSMELFGRIGFFYQLTFVHIILGIFVFARIKKSAPVPLVEQEEFIPVPSTTSPMVSNLAPNATDESPESTNE; this is translated from the coding sequence ATGATTACCCAGCTTTATACCCTTTGGGCGCTTTTTTTTGGAATTGCCCTGATCACAATTGGCAACGGTCTGCAGGGCACCATTCTTGGCGTTCGTGGAACGATGGAGGGGTTTTCTGTTGGAACCCTTGGCTTCATCATGTCCTCTTATTATCTGGGTTTTTTGTTGGGATCATTTTATGTACAAAAATTAATCCTGAAGGTGGGGCATATCCGGGTTTTTGCAGCTTTCGCCTCTGTGGCTTCGATTTCCATTCTGGGGCATTCCCTGATTTTTGACCCTCTGTCCTGGGGATTGTTTCGGTTGATATCCGGTTTTTCTTTTGCCGGTATTTTTGTTGTAGCTGAAAGCTGGTTAAATGATCAGAGCCAAAATGAAGACCGGGGAAAAATATTGTCCATTTATATGGCTATCAACCATGGTGGCTTTTTAATAGGCCAATTGTTTCTCAACCTGGCACACCCCGGGGGCTTTACCCATTTTATTTTAATTTCAATTTTATTGTCTTTTGCGTTGATACCCATACTGGTGACAGCGAGCCCATTCCCCTCATTTAATTCCTATCAGCCAATGAGTGTTTCGGAGCTTTATCACAACTCACCCACGGCTTTGGTGGGCGGAATTTGCGTTGGGGTTGCGCATGGATGTGTCTGGGGACTGGGCCCCGTTTATGCCTTTAAATCTGGTTTTGATGTTTATGGTGTTTCCATATTTATGGGAGTATTTTTATTGGGAGGATTTATTTTTCAGTGGCCAATTGGGATGTTGTCAGATAAGTTTGACCGACGTTCCGTTCTGTTTCGAGTCGTTTGGTCGGCGGCAATTTTTGCCCTGGCTTGTTCTTTTTTTTCCGAAACTAATTCAGATCTGTTGTTGTTTCTGATGTTTGTTTTTGGTGGTTTGTCCTTGCCTTTGTATTCTCTTTGCATTGCCCATGCAAATGATAAGCTGGACCGTTCTCAAATGGTTTCGGGAAGCAGTACCATGGTGCTGATGTATGGCTGTGGAGCTTTGTTTGGCCCGCTACTGGGTTCACTGAGCATGGAACTATTTGGGCGGATTGGCTTTTTTTATCAATTAACGTTTGTCCATATAATTTTGGGAATTTTTGTATTTGCAAGAATTAAAAAATCAGCACCCGTTCCTCTTGTAGAACAGGAAGAGTTCATTCCTGTGCCATCCACAACATCGCCCATGGTTTCTAACTTAGCTCCAAATGCTACCGATGAATCCCCTGAATCCACAAATGAATAA
- the ehuA gene encoding ectoine/hydroxyectoine ABC transporter ATP-binding protein EhuA, whose product MQRVCKSYGNLLVLKNLDLRIKPSEKVALIGPSGSGKSTILRILMTLETIDSGLVKIEGEKLYDIKESEKREPLSESQVSKIRSKVGMVFQSFNLFPHMTVLRNVTEAPVYVLRQSHKEAEQQAEKILDLVGLKDKIEAYPAQLSGGQKQRVAIARALAMQPRIMLFDEITSALDPELAAEVLSVIKNLARETDMTMLMVTHQMQFAREFANRVIFMEHGIILEEGTPEKIFNQPEEERTKSFLKTVLETT is encoded by the coding sequence ATGCAAAGAGTCTGCAAAAGCTATGGCAACCTATTGGTTTTGAAAAATCTGGATTTGAGGATTAAACCTTCAGAGAAAGTTGCTTTGATTGGGCCCAGTGGATCAGGAAAGTCAACCATACTCAGAATATTGATGACATTGGAAACGATAGATTCCGGACTTGTAAAGATCGAAGGCGAGAAACTTTATGATATTAAGGAAAGTGAGAAAAGGGAGCCTTTGTCTGAAAGTCAGGTTTCAAAAATCCGTTCCAAAGTGGGAATGGTGTTCCAGAGTTTCAATTTGTTTCCGCACATGACGGTTTTACGCAACGTCACGGAAGCGCCTGTGTATGTTTTAAGACAATCCCATAAAGAAGCAGAACAGCAAGCCGAAAAAATTCTGGACCTGGTAGGTTTGAAAGACAAAATCGAGGCTTACCCGGCCCAACTCTCTGGCGGGCAAAAGCAGAGGGTAGCTATTGCACGGGCTCTTGCCATGCAACCCCGGATCATGCTGTTCGACGAAATCACATCTGCATTGGATCCTGAACTGGCAGCAGAGGTTTTGAGTGTAATAAAAAACCTGGCCCGTGAAACCGATATGACAATGTTGATGGTGACTCATCAAATGCAATTTGCCCGGGAGTTTGCCAACCGCGTCATTTTTATGGAGCATGGAATCATTTTGGAGGAAGGGACTCCCGAAAAAATATTCAATCAACCCGAGGAGGAACGAACCAAAAGCTTTCTCAAAACTGTTTTGGAAACCACCTGA
- the ehuD gene encoding ectoine/hydroxyectoine ABC transporter permease subunit EhuD has translation MEEKIFDWHFAWNLMPDLLDALMVTVLATLLGMGLAMILGLVWAVMRKSKNRVVFWFATIFVEFFRSTPLLVQIYFLFYVLPDAGIRLSPFQTGVLALGLHYSAYLAEVYRAGIDSVPEGQWEAAQALSLSKVHTFRAVILPQALPPVIPALGNYLIAMFKDTPMLSAITVLELLQTAKIIGADTFRYIEPLTLVGILFLTLSLISARIIRQLEHRYIHGY, from the coding sequence GTGGAAGAAAAAATTTTTGATTGGCATTTTGCCTGGAATTTGATGCCCGATCTTCTGGATGCCTTGATGGTCACTGTCCTGGCAACCCTTCTGGGAATGGGGCTGGCCATGATACTGGGCCTCGTATGGGCAGTAATGCGAAAATCAAAAAACCGCGTGGTGTTTTGGTTTGCTACTATTTTTGTGGAGTTTTTTCGAAGTACACCCCTGTTAGTTCAGATCTATTTTTTGTTCTATGTGTTGCCGGATGCGGGGATCCGGTTGAGTCCTTTCCAAACTGGAGTTCTGGCTCTGGGACTCCACTATAGTGCCTACCTGGCGGAAGTGTACCGGGCAGGGATTGACAGTGTTCCGGAAGGACAATGGGAAGCGGCTCAGGCCCTTAGCCTGAGCAAGGTTCATACGTTCAGGGCTGTCATCCTGCCGCAAGCACTTCCGCCTGTTATTCCTGCGTTGGGCAATTATTTAATCGCCATGTTTAAGGACACACCCATGTTGTCTGCCATTACTGTATTGGAGCTATTGCAGACCGCCAAAATAATCGGTGCAGACACCTTTCGATATATTGAACCTCTTACCCTGGTCGGCATCCTGTTTTTAACACTCAGTCTGATATCAGCACGAATTATCCGGCAATTGGAGCACCGTTATATTCATGGATACTAA
- the ehuC gene encoding ectoine/hydroxyectoine ABC transporter permease subunit EhuC, producing MFDFLNWIPALLSGLKWTLALTFGGALIACVLALTAGLLRLSRNPLLFWPAACYIEIFRGTSALVQLFWFYYVLPHFGWNLTAFAAGTLVLGLNIGAYGAEVVRGAVQSVPKEQYEAAKALSFTKAQTMRRIILPQAFVAILPPAGNLLIELLKSTALVSMITLAELTFKGQMLRAATHKSTEIFGLVLIIYFIVALLLSQGVRKLEQRFSYLRD from the coding sequence TTGTTCGATTTTTTAAACTGGATTCCCGCGTTGTTGAGTGGGTTGAAATGGACCCTGGCCTTAACTTTTGGAGGGGCCCTGATTGCCTGCGTTCTGGCATTGACAGCCGGTCTCCTGCGTCTTTCAAGAAACCCTCTGCTTTTCTGGCCAGCCGCCTGTTACATTGAAATTTTTCGCGGCACCTCGGCTCTGGTTCAACTGTTCTGGTTTTATTACGTCCTCCCCCATTTTGGATGGAATTTGACAGCGTTTGCAGCAGGTACCCTGGTTCTCGGTCTGAATATTGGCGCTTATGGGGCCGAGGTGGTTCGTGGAGCCGTTCAATCTGTACCCAAAGAACAATATGAGGCTGCAAAGGCTTTGAGTTTTACAAAAGCTCAAACCATGAGGCGGATCATATTGCCTCAGGCATTTGTGGCTATTCTGCCGCCAGCCGGAAACCTTTTAATCGAATTGTTGAAAAGCACTGCACTTGTTTCCATGATCACTTTGGCTGAACTGACCTTTAAAGGACAAATGCTGAGGGCCGCCACCCATAAATCGACGGAAATTTTTGGATTGGTATTGATAATTTATTTTATTGTTGCCCTGTTGCTTTCCCAGGGGGTCCGCAAGCTGGAACAACGCTTTTCTTATCTAAGGGACTGA